The Porites lutea chromosome 4, jaPorLute2.1, whole genome shotgun sequence genome contains a region encoding:
- the LOC140933792 gene encoding histamine H2 receptor-like isoform X2, which yields MPNNRTANAVRPGLIVESLFFALLSLVILAGNTLVCTAIYRNRKLRTKTNYYLVSLAIADILVGVFSVPYWVYFRLVNPDMNTGTDTTTYKVYLVYDILCGTASVINLVMISLERCISVTQPAIHRNLSRTTIVITIVGAWIYALVVACVSQVNGSYLKWYPPFVSTASFFFPLFIILIAYSLIYKVAQTRERARRSRSLAREIRIAVTLAVVIGAFVVAWLPFFVTLMVIYTCKTCEINFSIIVPLTKWMHYSGSMVNPVIYTHRNRDFRQAFTKIVLSCGKKHINNLSQPSKAGAVATGNFASIVKESSLSGSDDNKVTLARTKRSSSYTLAQETNGQVILTGYLNNETIA from the exons ATGCCAAACAACAGAACAGCAAATGCAGTGAGGCCTGGTCTGATCGTAGAATCTCTCTTCTTCGCTTTGCTAAGTCTTGTCATTTTGGCTGGAAATACTCTGGTTTGTACGGCGATTTACAGAAACCGAAAACTAAGGACTAAAACAAACTACTATTTGGTTTCTCTGGCTATTGCAGATATCCTGGTGGGAGTATTTTCAGTACCTTACTGGGTCTATTTTAGATTAG TCAATCCTGATATGAACACTGGCACAGATACAACGACCTACAAAGTTTACCTTGTTTACGACATTTTGTGCGGGACGGCGTCCGTCATTAATCTGGTCATGATCAGCCTAGAACGTTGTATTTCTGTCACACAACCCGCGATACACCGGAACTTGTCACGCACCACCATTGTCATAACTATCGTGGGTGCGTGGATATATGCCCTCGTGGTCGCATGCGTCAGTCAAGTGAATGGATCTTATCTTAAATGGTATCCACCGTTCGTCAGTACTGCTAGCTTTTTCTTCCCTTTGTTCATCATACTAATCGCTTACTCATTAATTTACAAAGTGGCTCAAACAAGAGAACGCGCGAGACGATCGCGATCTCTCGCGCGAGAAATCCGCATTGCAGTGACTTTGGCAGTGGTGATAGGAGCCTTTGTAGTTGCATGGTTGCCTTTCTTTGTCACGTTGATGGTAATTTATACTTGCAAGACGTGTGAAATAAACTTCTCCATTATCGTCCCCCTTACCAAGTGGATGCATTACAGCGGTTCAATGGTTAACCCGGTCATATACACGCATCGAAATAGAGATTTTAGGCAAGCTTTCACTAAAATCGTGctttcttgtggaaaaaagCACATAAATAACTTGTCTCAACCTTCCAAAGCTGGCGCAGTGGCGACTGGAAATTTTGCGTCAATCGTCAAGGAAAGCTCGTTGTCAGGAAGTGATGACAACAAAGTTACGCTCGCGCGCACCAAACGATCAAGTAGCTACACGCTTGCGCAGGAAACAAACGGTCAAGTGATTCTTACTGGCTACCTCAACAACGAAACCATAGCTTAA
- the LOC140933792 gene encoding histamine H2 receptor-like isoform X1: protein MKARCSQPAMPNNRTANAVRPGLIVESLFFALLSLVILAGNTLVCTAIYRNRKLRTKTNYYLVSLAIADILVGVFSVPYWVYFRLVNPDMNTGTDTTTYKVYLVYDILCGTASVINLVMISLERCISVTQPAIHRNLSRTTIVITIVGAWIYALVVACVSQVNGSYLKWYPPFVSTASFFFPLFIILIAYSLIYKVAQTRERARRSRSLAREIRIAVTLAVVIGAFVVAWLPFFVTLMVIYTCKTCEINFSIIVPLTKWMHYSGSMVNPVIYTHRNRDFRQAFTKIVLSCGKKHINNLSQPSKAGAVATGNFASIVKESSLSGSDDNKVTLARTKRSSSYTLAQETNGQVILTGYLNNETIA from the exons ATGAAG GCTAGATGTTCCCAGCCCGCCATGCCAAACAACAGAACAGCAAATGCAGTGAGGCCTGGTCTGATCGTAGAATCTCTCTTCTTCGCTTTGCTAAGTCTTGTCATTTTGGCTGGAAATACTCTGGTTTGTACGGCGATTTACAGAAACCGAAAACTAAGGACTAAAACAAACTACTATTTGGTTTCTCTGGCTATTGCAGATATCCTGGTGGGAGTATTTTCAGTACCTTACTGGGTCTATTTTAGATTAG TCAATCCTGATATGAACACTGGCACAGATACAACGACCTACAAAGTTTACCTTGTTTACGACATTTTGTGCGGGACGGCGTCCGTCATTAATCTGGTCATGATCAGCCTAGAACGTTGTATTTCTGTCACACAACCCGCGATACACCGGAACTTGTCACGCACCACCATTGTCATAACTATCGTGGGTGCGTGGATATATGCCCTCGTGGTCGCATGCGTCAGTCAAGTGAATGGATCTTATCTTAAATGGTATCCACCGTTCGTCAGTACTGCTAGCTTTTTCTTCCCTTTGTTCATCATACTAATCGCTTACTCATTAATTTACAAAGTGGCTCAAACAAGAGAACGCGCGAGACGATCGCGATCTCTCGCGCGAGAAATCCGCATTGCAGTGACTTTGGCAGTGGTGATAGGAGCCTTTGTAGTTGCATGGTTGCCTTTCTTTGTCACGTTGATGGTAATTTATACTTGCAAGACGTGTGAAATAAACTTCTCCATTATCGTCCCCCTTACCAAGTGGATGCATTACAGCGGTTCAATGGTTAACCCGGTCATATACACGCATCGAAATAGAGATTTTAGGCAAGCTTTCACTAAAATCGTGctttcttgtggaaaaaagCACATAAATAACTTGTCTCAACCTTCCAAAGCTGGCGCAGTGGCGACTGGAAATTTTGCGTCAATCGTCAAGGAAAGCTCGTTGTCAGGAAGTGATGACAACAAAGTTACGCTCGCGCGCACCAAACGATCAAGTAGCTACACGCTTGCGCAGGAAACAAACGGTCAAGTGATTCTTACTGGCTACCTCAACAACGAAACCATAGCTTAA
- the LOC140933791 gene encoding metal transporter CNNM4-like → MAAIFARRCYVYVFTFCLLAAYKFVTFVECEGRLTGISPVDSSGAIKNGAVEIKAETSTLLRFYSVNISRDSRIAFTSTPGKVNSVCDGDPKFPVFFKQNDFQDYKAEGEVILPAGGPYYVCLQAGNGRQWLHQGDTDKLLQIYTTTSPTLPTWLQIVFIVILMCLSGLFSGLNLGLMALDPTELKIVMNCGNTSEQGYAKVIEPIRRHGNYLLCTLLLGNVLVNTSFTVLLDGIIGDGIAAVLGSTAGIVIFGEIIPQSLCSRHGLAVGARTIWITRFFMLVTFPISFPISRILDWILGDEIGTVYNRKQLQEMLKVTAEFNDLEGDEMNIISGVLNYKSKTVEEVMTKLEDCYLLDLSSVLDFRTIASIMQSGHSRIPVYDGERHNIVGLLLVKDLAFIDTDDCTPLRTVIKFYNHQVQRVYDDVHLDAMLEDFKKGHSHLAVVQRVNSEGSGDPFYEAIGIVTLEDILEEIIQSEIVDETDIYLDNKSGKVIPGRKTLMRELSLFSEEEDMPKVSPQLQLAILQYLNTAFDAFSEDVISLNVLKRLINQPRVILELKLQDADDNGSQKYLYRNGVATDFFTLIIQGKVEVTVGQEQLTFEEGPFTSFGTNALVASLGGSSFNLKGNLQYIPDYTVRVVTDIMYLKIPRSLYKQAVRATLLEREQEVKSTDGIVSEIGQERELPGVTANGPSRKTDVFHETPC, encoded by the exons ATGGCCGCCATCTTTGCCAGGAGGTGTTATGTATACGTGTTTACGTTTTGTCTTTTAGCGGCTTACAAGTTCGTTACCTTCGTAGAATGTGAGGGGCGCCTGACCGGTATAAGTCCCGTCGATAGTTCAGGTGCGATCAAGAATGGCGCTGTTGAAATAAAAGCCGAAACTTCGACGTTGTTGAGGTTCTATAGTGTTAACATTTCGCGGGATTCACGCATTGCGTTTACTTCCACCCCGGGAAAAGTTAACTCTGTTTGCGATGGTGATCCCAAATTTCCTGTATTTTTCAAGCAAAATGACTTTCAGGACTACAAAGCAGAAGGCGAAGTAATCTTGCCAGCTGGAGGACCTTATTACGTCTGTCTACAGGCAGGGAATGGACGCCAATGGCTACACCAAGGCGATACAGACAAGCTGCTTCAGATTTATACTACCACCAGTCCAACATTACCTACATGGTTGCAAATAGTATTCATCGTGATTCTAATGTGCTTATCAGGCTTGTTTTCAGGGCTCAACCTCGGCTTAATGGCACTAGATCCAACCGAGCTTAAAATTGTTATGAACTGTGGTAATACAAGCGAGCAAGGTTACGCCAAAGTCATCGAACCGATTCGAAGACACGGTAATTATCTCTTATGTACGCTGCTTCTTGGCAATGTTTTAGtgaatacttcgtttaccgttCTCTTAGACGGCATAATTGGTGATGGAATCGCTGCGGTTCTTGGTTCCACGGCTGGTATTGTAATATTTGGTGAGATAATTCCACAGAGCCTTTGTTCAAGACATGGTTTGGCTGTTGGGGCTAGGACCATCTGGATCACGAGATTTTTCATGCTAGTGACGTTTCCTATCTCCTTTCCAATAAGCAGGATCTTGGATTGGATACTAGGGGACGAGATTGGTACAGTGTATAATAGGAAACAGCTCCAGGAGATGCTGAAAGTCACTGCAGAGTTTAATGACTTGGAAGGTGATGAAATGAATATCATTTCAGGGGTGCTCAACTACAAAAGTAAAACTGTGGAAGAGGTGATGACGAAGCTGGAAGATTGTTACCTGCTGGACTTGTCATCGGTCCTTGATTTTAGAACTATTGCAAGTATTATGCAATCAGGACATAGTAGGATTCCGGTCTATGATGGTGAAAGACATAACATTGTGGGTTTGCTTCTTGTAAAGGATTTGGCTTTCATTGATACAGATGACTGCACTCCCTTGAGGACAGTTATAAAATTTTACAATCATCAGGTGCAGCGAGTTTATGATGATGTTCATTTGGATGCAATGTTAGAAGACTTTAAAAAGGGGCATTCACATTTAGCAGTGGTGCAGCGCGTTAACAGTGAGGGAAGTGGCGACCCTTTCTATGAAGCTATTGGCATTGTTACTTTGGAGGACATCCTAGAAGAAATAATCCAGTCTGAAATAGTCGATGAGACTGACATCTATT TGGACAACAAGTCAGGAAAAGTTATACCAGGCCGCAAGACATTAATGAGGGAACTGTCATTGTTCTCTGAAGAGGAAGACATGCCAAAAGTCTCACCTCAGCTGCAGCTTGCAATATTGCAGTATCTTAACACAG CCTTTGATGCATTCAGCGAGGATGTCATCTCGCTCAATGTCCTCAAACGTTTAATAAACCAACCGCGTGTTATCCTTGAACTCAAGCTCCAAGATGCTGATGACAATGGAAGTCAAAAGTACCTGTACAGGAACGGTGTCGCCACAGACTTCTTCACCTTAATCATTCAGGGCAAAGTTGAAGTCACAGTTGGTCAAGAGCAGTTGACGTTTGAGGAGGGGCCTTTTACAAGCTTTGGTACTAACGCATTAGTGGCATCACTCGGTGGATCCAGTTTTAACTTGAAAGGGAACCTTCAGTACATCCCTGACTACACAGTGCGTGTAGTCACCGACATCATGTATCTAAAAATACCCAGAAGTCTGTACAAGCAAGCAGTGCGTGCTACCTTGCTCGAACGTGAGCAGGAAGTTAAGAGCACTGATGGCATTGTTTCCGAGATTGGACAGGAACGGGAGCTCCCTGGCGTGACAGCCAATGGTCCATCACGTAAAACAGATGTTTTTCATGAGACACCTTGTTAG